The following DNA comes from Candidatus Nitrosotalea okcheonensis.
TAGTTGATCTAAAAAAGGAAGGAAAAGTGTCTGCTGAAACCATAGATGGTTTTTCTGATTATACCGTTTATGAAGGCTGGAATCTCAAGGGGTGGCCTGTTAAGACAATTGTTCGAGGGAATGTAGTTGCCGAAGATTCCAAGATTGTTGCAAAACCTGGTTACGGCAAGTTTGTCTCAAGATAAACCTGATGTGGCTAGAAAATTTTTGTTAAATTAGTGTCTTAAATTGTTATAAAGCCAGACTTTACTGCTGACAGGGCAATGTTCAAACCAAACAAAATGAATGTGACACTATACAGAGACAACATGGCGCCTTTCAATACTTTTTCAGATACTTTCTTTTCAATTATGGTATGAACAAACTTGCCCCCGTCCAATATTGGCAAAGGTAGCATGTTGAATATTCCTATGAAAAACGATAGCATCCAAAGCCACAATAGAAACATGAAGACCTCGGGACTCCAGTGAATGTAATAGGGAACCACTGGCTGGTATGATGGAAGTGCCGCTCGTAAAATTCCAAGCATTCCTTTTTGTGGATCATCCTTGGAAGCAGTTACAACAACAGGAATCTGTAAAGGTTTTCCATCCCTAATTAATGAGACCATGGCAGTGTCTCCAGGCTTTAATTTTATCTTGGCAAAGTCCTGAGGAAGTAAAACGGAATTTCCATCTATTGCATTTATGATGTCATCTTTTTGCAGTCCAGCTTTTTCAGCACCAGAGCCTTCCATGACTGAAACTATTGGAACTCCAAGTGGTTCGTGGTAAAACACGCTCCTAATTGGGTCTGGCATGATCAGGGCAAATGATGGATTGAATATCAACAGCCCTGCAATTATGAATGAAAACAAGACATTTGATGTGGCACCTGCTCCAATTACTCGAAGGCGTGAGATTTTTTTTGCCTTGACAAACTCCTCCTCATCTGGCTCTACAAATCCTGCAAATAGCGCAATAAAGACAGCAAATCCTCCCGTCTTGATTTTTATCTTTTCTAGCGTAGCGACAATTCCATGTGCACCTTCATGTATGACTAGTACAATTGGTACAGAAAGCAAAAAGTATGCAATGTTTGCGCTTGACTGGATTGTGACTCCTGGTATGAGTACTGTCATCTCCGCAAATGATTCTGGCTTTACAAAAAAGTTTGACAGGTTGGATGCAAGGTACCAAAA
Coding sequences within:
- a CDS encoding site-2 protease family protein — its product is MTHNSIIYVLIAWVIVFAVAKVSKLDKHGFEIKPYSLTYKNQNVQLILSRILNRTQRATRIFSNTSVVLGFVMMGAAFWYLASNLSNFFVKPESFAEMTVLIPGVTIQSSANIAYFLLSVPIVLVIHEGAHGIVATLEKIKIKTGGFAVFIALFAGFVEPDEEEFVKAKKISRLRVIGAGATSNVLFSFIIAGLLIFNPSFALIMPDPIRSVFYHEPLGVPIVSVMEGSGAEKAGLQKDDIINAIDGNSVLLPQDFAKIKLKPGDTAMVSLIRDGKPLQIPVVVTASKDDPQKGMLGILRAALPSYQPVVPYYIHWSPEVFMFLLWLWMLSFFIGIFNMLPLPILDGGKFVHTIIEKKVSEKVLKGAMLSLYSVTFILFGLNIALSAVKSGFITI